The genomic window GGTCGCGATAGACGGCAGCGCGCTCGAAATCGAGTTGCTCCGACGCTTTCTGCATCTCCTTCGCGAGCTCTTCCTTCACTTTCCGGCTTCTTCCGGACAGAAATTCGCGCGCTTCCCGCACATACTCGGCGTAGTCCTGCGGGCTGACCTCATTCGTGCACGGGGCCGAGCAGCGCTTGATCTGATGCAGCAGGCAAGGCCGGGTGCGGCTCTCGAACACCGCGTCCGAACAGGAACGGATGAGGAAGGCGCGCTGCAGCGCCGTGATGGTGCGGTTCACCGCCCAGACCGAGGCGAACGGCCCGTAATAATCTCCCGGCCGCGTGCGCGCGCCCCGATGCTTCAGTATCTGCGGCGCCGGATGATCCTTGGTGATCAGGATGTAAGGGAACGACTTGTCGTCGCGCAGCAGCACGTTGAAGCGCGGACGCAGCCGCTTGATCAGGTTGGCTTCCAGCAGCAGCGCTTCGGTTTCGGTGCGGGTGGAGACGAATTCCATCGCCGCGGTCGCCGCGATCATGCGGGTGATGCGTGTGTCGTGCCCTGTCGGCCGCGTATAGGCGATGATGCGCTTCCTGATGCTCTTGGCCTTGCCGACATAGAGCACCTCGCCATTCGCATCGATCATGCGGTAGACGCCGGGTCCTGACGGCGCGTGGCGGGTATGTTCGAGAATGGCGGCGCGGCCGGCCGCGAGCGATCCGGCCTTCGCCTCGCTCAAGTCGATCTCGGTGCCGGACGTTGCGTCTTCGGCCTCCGGCAGGCTCGACTCGTCCTCGTCCTCCGGGAGCTCGATCTCGGGCTCGATATCTGTCTTTCGGCCATTCATGGGATGGCAGCTACATGTCGACGTATCGGCTTTGATGCAAGTCCGGCGGCGGCGGACGCCGCCGGGGGCGTCCTGTGCCGCAAATTTTGCGCGCTATGCAGTATAGTCAACGTATTCTTAAGGAATTGGCCAAGAGTAAACGAGCCATTAGCAATAGCTTTCGTAATTCTAACCGATTCATGAACGCTTAACTTAAACATTGCGATAAATCCTACGCATGAAAACGTCGGTTTTTGGCCCTGCAGGTGGCGCATTGGCGCTGTTCTGGAGGGGCCGCCGCGATGTTGTGAGGTCTGCGTGCCGGAACCTGTGGCGTGCGAGGAGTGAGTGTGATGAGGAAGACGATGATCTGGGCCGGCCTCGCATGGGGCTTTGTCACGGCCCTGACCACCGGCGCTGCCACCGCGGCCGATCTGAACGGCGGCTATTACAAGGCGCCTTATGCGCCGCCGCCCCCCTATAGCTGGGTCGGTCCCTATATCGGCGCCAATCTCGGCTTCCAGTGGGGCGAGATCACCGGCAACCCAACCGAGCCGACTGGCATCGCCGGCGGTCTGCAGGCCGGCTACAATTGGCAAATGGGCCAGTTCGTCTATGGCGCGGAAGCCGACATTCAGGCCTCGGGCGCCGACGACACCTTCGCGCCGTGGAAATTTTCCAACCCGTGGTTCGGCACCCTGCGCGCGCGCGGCGGCG from Pseudorhodoplanes sp. includes these protein-coding regions:
- a CDS encoding porin family protein, with the translated sequence MRKTMIWAGLAWGFVTALTTGAATAADLNGGYYKAPYAPPPPYSWVGPYIGANLGFQWGEITGNPTEPTGIAGGLQAGYNWQMGQFVYGAEADIQASGADDTFAPWKFSNPWFGTLRARGGVAMNNILLYVTGGFAYGKVEGEAFGISENKMQYGYTLGAGMEVGLTPNWTAKVEYLWIDLADRYYSATGVENGLETSLLRFGVNYRF